A single window of Micrococcaceae bacterium Sec5.1 DNA harbors:
- a CDS encoding glycoside hydrolase family 15 protein — protein sequence MAAPIEDYALLSDLQTGPLISRNGSVDWLCFPRFDSPSLFSSLLGLESHGRWLLSPHQSGAVVVKRHYVDSTFVLETVWKTPTGSAQVTDFMPLGHTGSSILRRVTGLDGRVEMRQELIIRPRYGTVVPWSSRIQDGAVPGRMVLLAMAGPDAVALRAPYLPEAHASGHSGEFHIASGEVADFELTWFPSHRPVPPAVDVDAALEQAIGYWTRWGSHCRSDGPYGSAVKRSLLVLRALTNYETGGIVAAPTTSLPEEFGGPRNWDYRYCWLRDAALTLEAMLTHGYETEALQWRNWLLRALAGEPEDLQIMYGIGGERDLPERVLDHLPGYQNSRPVRVGNAAVAQFQADVVGEVMVALERLRMAGGKEDPFSWALQQILLGFVEKHIENKDFGLWEMRGEPQFFTHSRVMMWAAFDCGIRAVRNHGLTGPADHWEHLRQRLRTEIMSKGFDPDLNSFTQIYGQGQTDASLLVMPQVGFLPYNDERMAGTVARLEEELLTDNGLLLRYRTESGVDGLDPGEHPFLACSFWLVEQYARTGRMYEAKNLMDKLVGFSNELGLLSEEYAAKEMHMAGNFPQAFSHLALVRAADAIHGVDLLSLAAETGA from the coding sequence ATGGCTGCTCCCATTGAGGACTATGCTCTGCTCTCGGATCTCCAAACCGGACCCCTGATCTCCAGGAATGGGAGCGTTGACTGGCTGTGCTTCCCACGGTTCGACTCCCCGTCGTTGTTTAGTTCCCTCCTCGGCCTCGAGAGTCATGGCCGCTGGCTCCTTTCTCCTCACCAGTCCGGAGCAGTGGTAGTGAAGCGGCACTACGTCGATTCAACATTTGTGTTGGAGACAGTATGGAAAACGCCCACCGGTTCGGCACAGGTGACGGACTTCATGCCGCTGGGGCATACGGGGTCGTCGATTCTGCGCCGGGTTACGGGGCTGGATGGGCGGGTCGAGATGCGCCAGGAACTGATTATCCGTCCGCGCTACGGCACCGTGGTGCCGTGGTCCAGCCGAATCCAGGACGGCGCGGTTCCTGGTCGAATGGTGTTGTTGGCCATGGCAGGCCCGGACGCCGTTGCGCTGCGGGCACCGTATCTGCCTGAGGCCCATGCCAGTGGGCACTCGGGCGAATTCCATATAGCAAGTGGAGAAGTTGCCGACTTTGAGCTGACGTGGTTTCCTTCACACCGGCCCGTCCCTCCAGCGGTCGACGTCGACGCTGCCCTTGAACAAGCCATCGGTTATTGGACGCGATGGGGCAGCCACTGCCGTTCAGATGGTCCTTACGGAAGTGCAGTGAAGCGTTCCCTGCTGGTACTGAGGGCGTTGACGAATTACGAGACGGGTGGCATCGTTGCCGCTCCCACGACCTCCCTGCCGGAGGAGTTCGGCGGACCACGGAATTGGGACTACCGGTACTGCTGGCTGCGGGACGCAGCTTTGACGCTGGAAGCCATGCTGACCCACGGCTACGAAACCGAGGCCCTCCAGTGGCGCAACTGGTTGCTTCGGGCGCTGGCCGGCGAGCCCGAAGACCTGCAGATCATGTATGGCATCGGCGGCGAACGGGACTTGCCGGAGCGGGTCCTGGATCATCTGCCGGGCTACCAGAACTCACGGCCCGTGCGCGTTGGAAATGCTGCGGTCGCCCAGTTCCAGGCAGACGTTGTAGGAGAAGTGATGGTCGCGCTTGAAAGGCTCCGCATGGCCGGAGGCAAGGAAGACCCCTTCTCTTGGGCGCTTCAGCAGATCCTGCTGGGCTTTGTGGAGAAGCACATCGAGAATAAGGACTTTGGCCTGTGGGAGATGCGCGGAGAACCTCAGTTCTTTACACACTCCCGGGTCATGATGTGGGCCGCTTTCGACTGCGGCATCCGAGCAGTGCGCAACCACGGCCTGACAGGACCGGCTGACCATTGGGAGCATCTGCGTCAGCGTCTACGCACGGAAATTATGAGCAAGGGATTCGACCCGGATCTCAATTCCTTCACTCAAATTTACGGCCAAGGGCAGACCGACGCCTCCTTACTGGTCATGCCCCAGGTTGGCTTTCTTCCCTATAACGATGAGCGCATGGCCGGGACAGTCGCGCGTCTGGAGGAGGAGCTCCTCACTGACAACGGTCTATTGTTGCGATACCGCACCGAAAGCGGCGTAGACGGACTGGACCCGGGCGAACACCCATTCCTCGCATGCTCCTTTTGGCTTGTTGAACAGTACGCAAGGACAGGCCGAATGTACGAGGCGAAAAACCTGATGGACAAACTCGTGGGGTTCAGTAACGAGCTCGGTCTACTGAGTGAAGAATACGCAGCCAAGGAAATGCATATGGCCGGCAATTTTCCCCAGGCCTTCTCGCATCTGGCGCTAGTCCGTGCCGCCGATGCCATCCATGGTGTGGACCTGCTCAGCTTGGCCGCCGAAACCGGTGCATGA
- a CDS encoding acyl-CoA dehydrogenase family protein: MTTQSIPAATDPRLAESLSAGTHEPDYVLTGEVETDPARIFSNVSAGDQAFRDRARTFAKEEILPIISDYWDRADYPLHLIKRLGDLDLLRDGIDADGFEPMSRMAAGLVTMELSRGDGSIGTVVGVQGGLALRSIAYCGSPEQKQRWLPALARGEEYGAFALTEPTHGSDSVGLETTATRAPGGFVLNGEKKWIGNGSIGGVTVVWARADDGQVHGFLVPQDSPGYTATTIQGKLALRAIWQAHIRLENVFVPTANVLPLARSFKDTAKVLLATRVGVGWSAVGHATACYETAVQYAAQRKQFGRPLAASQIIQERLARMQSELVTIQLMVMQMTRLDEAGQLTPAQASLAKFTCTRTARTIAANARDLLGGNGILLANRIARHMADIEAIHTYEGTETMQALIIGRSITGISAFA, from the coding sequence ATGACGACGCAGTCAATACCGGCCGCAACGGATCCCCGCTTAGCGGAAAGTCTTTCGGCAGGAACCCACGAACCCGACTACGTGCTGACGGGCGAGGTTGAGACAGATCCGGCCCGGATCTTCAGTAACGTAAGCGCCGGGGACCAGGCCTTTCGGGACCGCGCCAGGACGTTCGCCAAGGAAGAGATCCTGCCGATCATCAGCGATTACTGGGACCGGGCCGACTACCCGCTGCATCTGATCAAGCGTCTTGGGGACCTGGATCTGCTGCGGGACGGCATCGACGCTGATGGCTTCGAACCCATGAGCAGGATGGCCGCAGGATTGGTAACCATGGAACTCAGCCGCGGCGACGGATCCATCGGCACCGTTGTAGGCGTGCAGGGAGGGTTGGCTCTGCGCTCGATAGCCTATTGCGGCTCCCCCGAACAGAAGCAGCGCTGGCTGCCGGCACTGGCCCGAGGCGAGGAGTACGGCGCGTTCGCGCTGACCGAACCGACGCACGGTTCAGATTCGGTGGGACTGGAAACCACCGCGACGCGTGCCCCGGGCGGCTTCGTCCTCAACGGCGAGAAGAAGTGGATCGGCAACGGCTCAATCGGCGGAGTAACCGTGGTGTGGGCGCGGGCAGACGATGGCCAGGTACACGGCTTCCTGGTCCCGCAGGACTCCCCTGGCTACACTGCCACCACCATCCAGGGCAAGCTGGCACTGCGTGCGATCTGGCAGGCTCACATCCGATTGGAGAACGTCTTCGTCCCAACCGCGAACGTTCTGCCCTTGGCACGGAGTTTCAAAGACACGGCCAAGGTACTGCTGGCAACGCGCGTCGGGGTGGGTTGGTCTGCTGTCGGACACGCGACCGCGTGTTATGAAACCGCCGTGCAATACGCGGCCCAGCGCAAACAATTCGGGCGCCCCCTTGCAGCATCCCAGATCATCCAGGAACGCCTGGCAAGAATGCAGAGCGAACTGGTCACCATCCAACTAATGGTGATGCAAATGACACGCCTGGACGAAGCCGGCCAGCTAACTCCCGCCCAGGCCTCGCTGGCCAAGTTCACCTGCACACGGACCGCCCGCACCATTGCCGCCAATGCCCGGGATCTCCTCGGCGGCAACGGCATACTGCTGGCCAACCGTATTGCCCGACACATGGCCGACATCGAGGCAATTCACACCTACGAAGGTACCGAAACAATGCAGGCCCTGATCATCGGGCGCTCCATCACCGGGATCTCAGCGTTCGCCTGA
- a CDS encoding long-chain fatty acid--CoA ligase, whose product MTNTPANDGFGTISVAAILAESAARRPEAIALIVGDEETSYGQLWEQTRSYAGALRARGVGPGDPVALLIPNVADFARAYYAVLALGGVVVPVHALLKAREIEYALRDSGARLLICAAPLMGEGALGAAAAEVDVLTVMAPETTDGPARLESEAAAASPIHGYVPRKPQDTATILYTSGTTGKPKGALGTHFSLMEQVNVLLTDTFDLRPGDRVFGGLPLFHTFGQTCVLNAGLRAGATIVMCPRFTGAAALELVHKHKITVFFGVPTMYVALLEAAKANPARPDGLRYGISGGSSLPVAVLERFRESFGADIYEGYGLTETSPVASFNHVGVSPRPGTIGTPIWGVEIEIARPEITERIEILPRGELGELVVRGHNLFKGYLNRPDATAEAVVEGWFRTGDLGIKDDDGYLRIMDRTKDMIIRNGYNVYPREVEEILSQHPNVISAAVFGVPHEIQGQEIAAAIVPTPDSTITAEELITFAKARLAAYKYPRVIELMTELPLGPSGKILKRELAAQYAENSPVAGVIPERATTT is encoded by the coding sequence ATGACAAACACGCCAGCCAATGACGGCTTCGGCACGATCTCCGTCGCGGCCATACTGGCCGAGTCCGCCGCCCGCCGCCCTGAGGCGATCGCCCTCATCGTCGGGGACGAAGAAACCAGCTACGGGCAGCTCTGGGAACAAACCCGGTCCTACGCGGGGGCCCTGCGCGCCCGCGGCGTAGGACCTGGAGACCCCGTTGCACTGCTCATCCCCAACGTGGCCGACTTCGCCCGCGCCTACTACGCGGTCCTGGCCCTCGGAGGAGTCGTGGTCCCTGTCCATGCACTGCTGAAGGCCCGCGAAATTGAGTACGCACTGCGAGACAGCGGGGCCAGACTGCTGATTTGTGCTGCGCCGCTGATGGGAGAGGGCGCCCTGGGCGCCGCAGCGGCAGAGGTCGACGTGCTGACCGTGATGGCCCCTGAAACTACTGATGGTCCGGCCCGGCTGGAATCCGAAGCCGCGGCCGCCTCCCCGATTCATGGCTATGTCCCGCGCAAGCCACAAGACACCGCGACCATCCTCTATACGTCCGGGACCACAGGGAAACCCAAAGGTGCCCTCGGCACGCATTTCTCCCTGATGGAACAGGTAAATGTACTGCTGACCGATACCTTCGATCTCAGACCCGGCGATAGGGTGTTCGGCGGCCTGCCGCTGTTCCACACCTTCGGCCAGACCTGCGTGCTCAACGCCGGCCTGCGCGCCGGCGCCACCATCGTCATGTGTCCCAGATTCACCGGGGCCGCTGCCTTGGAACTGGTGCACAAACACAAGATCACGGTCTTCTTCGGCGTACCGACCATGTATGTTGCTCTGCTGGAGGCCGCCAAGGCTAATCCAGCCCGCCCTGACGGGCTGCGCTACGGGATCTCCGGCGGCTCCTCCCTCCCGGTCGCGGTACTCGAAAGATTCCGTGAATCCTTCGGTGCTGACATTTACGAAGGCTACGGCCTGACCGAAACGTCCCCTGTGGCCAGCTTCAACCACGTCGGCGTCAGTCCGAGACCAGGAACCATCGGCACCCCCATCTGGGGTGTGGAAATTGAGATCGCCCGTCCAGAGATCACCGAGCGCATCGAGATCTTGCCCCGGGGCGAGCTCGGGGAACTCGTAGTCCGGGGGCACAATCTTTTCAAGGGTTACCTGAACCGACCCGACGCTACCGCAGAAGCGGTGGTGGAAGGCTGGTTCCGGACCGGAGACCTCGGCATCAAGGACGACGACGGCTACCTGCGGATCATGGATCGCACGAAGGACATGATCATCCGCAACGGCTACAACGTGTACCCACGCGAAGTTGAAGAGATCCTTAGCCAACACCCAAACGTCATCAGTGCTGCCGTCTTCGGTGTTCCCCATGAGATCCAAGGCCAGGAAATAGCCGCCGCAATCGTTCCAACGCCTGACAGCACCATCACGGCCGAAGAATTGATCACCTTTGCCAAGGCGCGGCTGGCCGCCTACAAGTACCCCCGCGTCATCGAACTCATGACCGAACTGCCTCTTGGCCCCAGCGGCAAGATCCTCAAACGGGAACTAGCCGCCCAGTATGCAGAAAACTCCCCCGTCGCTGGTGTGATTCCGGAAAGGGCAACAACAACATGA
- a CDS encoding helix-turn-helix domain-containing protein → MPNVSPTDPSMAVAAVLDLLIQQGYEATSVEELADAAGISRSTFFRKYGSKEGMVFADHDRILRQLNDHLTYSTGDPLQAVADAAAMVFDHHLHHRQTALARYQLLQQVPALRDRELVTSHSYERAFRLHLQAALPENARRDYGAIAVAAAMVAVHNAFLRQWLRAPDAVPAVELRSRLKGELAALAETFRRELYGSGSDGDRPPAVMVTVFESGANKQDILEAINRAIP, encoded by the coding sequence ATGCCGAACGTTTCCCCCACTGACCCGTCCATGGCTGTTGCCGCAGTACTTGATCTACTGATCCAGCAGGGCTATGAGGCCACCTCCGTGGAGGAACTGGCCGATGCGGCAGGCATCAGCCGTAGTACGTTCTTCCGGAAGTACGGGTCCAAGGAGGGTATGGTTTTCGCCGACCATGACCGCATTCTCCGGCAGCTCAACGATCATTTGACGTACAGCACCGGCGATCCGCTGCAGGCGGTAGCCGATGCCGCGGCCATGGTTTTCGACCATCACCTGCATCACCGGCAAACGGCGTTGGCCCGATATCAGTTGCTCCAGCAGGTGCCCGCATTGCGGGACCGCGAGCTCGTTACTTCCCACAGTTACGAGCGGGCCTTCCGCCTGCATCTCCAAGCCGCGCTTCCGGAAAATGCGCGGCGGGACTATGGTGCGATTGCCGTTGCTGCTGCGATGGTGGCGGTCCACAACGCGTTCCTGCGCCAGTGGCTACGGGCCCCGGATGCCGTACCCGCCGTCGAATTGAGAAGCAGGCTCAAGGGCGAACTTGCAGCATTGGCCGAGACGTTTCGCCGCGAGCTTTACGGATCCGGCTCAGATGGGGATCGGCCGCCTGCCGTCATGGTCACGGTCTTTGAATCGGGCGCAAACAAGCAGGACATTCTCGAAGCGATAAACCGTGCCATCCCCTAG
- a CDS encoding 3-hydroxyacyl-CoA dehydrogenase NAD-binding domain-containing protein has protein sequence MSYTEYQELVEAIPYETTTHPHLSEIPLPEAGTFALITLDNGIDRKPTTLGPKSLVALGTLLEKLRERADSGEITAIGITGKPGCFAAGADLSVLRNLKDPAMGHKMAELGHEVYAALASFPLPTFAFINGTAMGGGLELALATDYRTVSEAASGISLPEAFIGLVPGWGGVYRLPRLIGPTNAVKIMIENPLNNNKALEGREAFNLGIADTLFSQAAFLEDSLVWAAKIITNHPDAINTVKSRRAGNAAFTNTDWDAAVARGRSFVDVKTANAAPAPGKVLDLMERGRHLTQHESAKIEAATLAELMQTPEFKDSVYAFLDLVQRRSKHPAGAPDGSSPRSVTKVGIVGAGLMASQLALLFAHRLQVPVVMKDVDQVRADKGMAHVHAAVDTQLAKRRITEEAASRTKALVSGTASTAAFADADFVIEAVFEQLSVKKEVLAEVEAVVSPACILATNTSSLSVADMAAELRHPERVIGFHFFNPVAAMPLLEIVRTPKTDDEVLATAFDLAQRLRKTPVLVQDSTAFVVNRILLRLMGEVITAFDDGTPAEVADDALRPMGLPMTPFDLLALVGIPVAQHVTESLHATFGTRFRISANLQHLIRNDVPTIWTYTADGTRTMSSSTLELLRFGSSSSTSNELLVRVQDALAQEIRLMLEEGVVAGPEDIDLCMILGAGWPLHLGGITPYLDRTGASTRVNGRNFHG, from the coding sequence ATGAGCTACACCGAATACCAGGAACTGGTCGAAGCCATCCCTTACGAGACGACCACCCACCCCCACCTGAGCGAGATCCCGCTACCTGAAGCAGGAACCTTCGCCCTGATCACCCTAGACAACGGGATCGACCGCAAACCAACAACGCTGGGGCCAAAATCCTTGGTCGCGCTGGGGACCCTGCTTGAGAAGCTCCGGGAACGGGCCGATTCCGGCGAGATTACAGCCATCGGTATTACCGGCAAGCCCGGCTGCTTCGCGGCAGGGGCTGACCTTTCGGTGTTGAGAAACCTGAAGGACCCAGCCATGGGACACAAGATGGCGGAACTTGGCCACGAAGTCTACGCGGCGTTGGCATCCTTCCCCCTGCCTACCTTCGCCTTCATCAATGGAACCGCCATGGGCGGCGGGCTCGAACTCGCCCTCGCGACGGATTACCGCACCGTCTCCGAAGCAGCGTCGGGCATCTCCCTGCCGGAAGCATTCATCGGCCTGGTGCCCGGCTGGGGCGGGGTCTATCGACTGCCACGCCTCATAGGGCCTACAAACGCAGTAAAGATCATGATCGAAAACCCGCTGAACAACAACAAGGCACTCGAGGGCCGCGAAGCCTTCAACCTTGGCATCGCCGACACCCTTTTCAGCCAAGCAGCCTTCCTCGAGGATTCCCTGGTCTGGGCGGCCAAGATCATCACCAATCATCCCGACGCAATCAACACAGTAAAGAGCCGACGCGCCGGTAACGCCGCCTTCACCAACACCGACTGGGACGCCGCTGTTGCCCGCGGGCGAAGCTTCGTGGATGTCAAGACGGCCAATGCCGCTCCGGCTCCAGGCAAGGTGCTGGACCTGATGGAGAGAGGACGGCATCTCACCCAGCACGAATCCGCGAAGATTGAGGCAGCAACCTTGGCGGAGCTCATGCAGACCCCGGAGTTCAAGGACTCCGTCTACGCCTTCCTCGATCTGGTCCAGCGGCGTTCCAAACATCCCGCAGGCGCGCCGGATGGTTCATCCCCCCGTTCGGTGACGAAAGTCGGCATTGTGGGGGCCGGTCTGATGGCGAGCCAGCTCGCCCTGCTCTTCGCCCACCGGCTGCAGGTACCAGTCGTCATGAAGGACGTCGACCAGGTTCGGGCTGACAAGGGCATGGCACACGTACACGCAGCAGTGGATACACAACTGGCCAAGCGGCGCATCACCGAAGAAGCGGCCAGCCGCACAAAAGCCTTGGTGTCCGGCACAGCATCAACGGCGGCTTTCGCAGACGCAGACTTCGTTATCGAGGCGGTCTTCGAGCAACTGTCCGTCAAGAAAGAAGTCCTCGCCGAGGTGGAAGCCGTTGTATCGCCCGCATGCATCCTGGCCACCAACACCTCCTCGCTGTCCGTGGCCGACATGGCGGCTGAACTGCGCCACCCTGAACGGGTTATAGGCTTCCACTTCTTCAATCCTGTCGCCGCCATGCCGCTGCTCGAGATCGTAAGAACTCCCAAGACAGACGACGAGGTTCTGGCCACAGCGTTTGATCTGGCCCAACGGCTGAGAAAGACCCCGGTTCTGGTACAGGACTCGACCGCCTTCGTGGTCAACCGCATCCTCTTGCGCCTGATGGGTGAGGTCATCACCGCGTTCGACGACGGCACGCCCGCCGAGGTGGCTGACGACGCACTGCGGCCCATGGGGTTGCCCATGACCCCCTTTGACCTGCTGGCTCTGGTCGGGATTCCCGTGGCGCAACACGTCACAGAGTCCTTGCACGCCACCTTCGGAACGCGCTTCCGCATCTCGGCCAACCTGCAGCACCTGATCCGAAACGACGTCCCTACCATCTGGACCTACACCGCGGATGGAACAAGAACCATGTCCTCCTCCACCCTCGAACTGCTTCGTTTCGGAAGCTCGTCCAGCACGTCCAACGAACTGCTGGTGCGCGTGCAGGACGCCCTTGCCCAGGAGATCCGCCTGATGCTGGAAGAAGGCGTTGTGGCCGGTCCGGAGGACATTGACCTCTGCATGATTCTGGGCGCTGGCTGGCCCTTGCACCTAGGCGGCATCACCCCTTACCTCGATAGGACAGGCGCCTCAACAAGGGTCAATGGCAGAAACTTCCACGGTTAG
- a CDS encoding TetR/AcrR family transcriptional regulator, with protein MDLKTDKQLSLRERNRLRTRSDILDAAAEMLGESGYSGLALEEVSQRAGLSRGTVYAHFPGGRDDVVREVYLRVADAVHARGLELRDEASDTAGRISALARAYVEMTSSPSGRFYGLMGPDVTPVLSGVRRTSESFEALIKLDLSTALAAGQLRQGSDSDALATALSGAIRASGARAAVTPGTAEQQIAAVKLLVEGLLTKPA; from the coding sequence ATGGACCTGAAAACGGACAAGCAACTGTCGCTGCGTGAGCGGAACCGGCTTCGGACGCGATCAGACATTCTCGACGCTGCGGCAGAGATGTTGGGCGAGAGTGGTTACTCCGGGCTCGCCCTCGAAGAAGTCAGCCAGCGGGCTGGACTCTCCCGGGGGACTGTGTACGCGCATTTTCCCGGCGGGCGCGATGATGTAGTCCGGGAAGTGTACCTGCGGGTCGCAGACGCCGTGCACGCCCGAGGCCTGGAGCTTCGCGACGAAGCAAGCGACACAGCAGGCCGCATATCAGCTTTGGCACGCGCCTACGTGGAAATGACCAGCAGTCCTTCAGGACGCTTCTACGGCCTTATGGGGCCGGACGTCACACCTGTCCTTTCCGGTGTGCGGCGGACATCCGAGTCGTTCGAGGCGCTGATCAAACTCGACCTTTCCACGGCACTCGCTGCAGGTCAATTGCGCCAAGGCTCCGACAGTGATGCCCTGGCCACGGCTCTGTCGGGAGCCATTCGAGCCTCGGGCGCCCGGGCCGCCGTGACACCCGGAACCGCCGAGCAACAGATAGCCGCCGTAAAACTGCTCGTCGAAGGCCTCCTCACAAAACCGGCTTAG
- a CDS encoding acetyl-CoA C-acyltransferase codes for MTTDAHVPVILGGARTPFGRFRGGLASLSASELGAHAIRAALERSGVAAQHIEAVIVGQVIQAGAGQGPARQASLAAGIGWDVPTVTVNKLCLSGLTAVIDAARMIRAGEADFVVAAGQESMTNAPHLVKGLRAGVTIGDTPMVDSLNHDGLQDPFSRELMGTATDSGNTTRGISRQEQDEVAARSHQRAEAARQAGILSEEIAPLEIPQRKGPALVLDSDESVRPGTTAELLSQLKPAFSTREEATITAGSSSPLSDGAAAVIIASKAAAQAAGLEWIAEIGAHGQTAGPDASLHSQPSRAIEHALKREGLAAEDLDLIEINEAFAAVIIQSARDLGISTDRINTEGGAIALGHPVGASGARLVLHQALALKRLGGGTGVVGLCGGGGQGDALILKA; via the coding sequence ATGACCACAGACGCTCATGTTCCCGTAATCCTCGGCGGCGCCCGCACCCCGTTCGGCCGTTTCCGAGGCGGCCTCGCCTCCCTCTCCGCCAGCGAGCTGGGCGCGCACGCCATCCGCGCCGCGCTGGAACGCTCCGGCGTCGCCGCCCAGCATATCGAAGCAGTCATCGTAGGGCAGGTCATCCAGGCCGGCGCAGGTCAAGGCCCGGCAAGGCAGGCGAGCCTGGCCGCTGGTATCGGTTGGGATGTGCCCACCGTGACGGTCAACAAGCTCTGCCTCTCCGGTCTGACCGCCGTGATCGACGCGGCCCGGATGATTCGGGCCGGTGAAGCCGATTTTGTCGTGGCGGCGGGTCAGGAATCCATGACCAACGCCCCACACCTGGTTAAGGGCCTCCGGGCGGGCGTCACCATCGGAGACACGCCTATGGTGGACTCCCTGAACCATGACGGCCTGCAGGATCCTTTCAGCCGAGAACTGATGGGCACTGCCACGGACAGCGGAAACACCACCCGCGGCATCAGCCGTCAGGAACAGGACGAGGTCGCCGCACGCTCTCACCAGCGTGCCGAAGCAGCCCGCCAGGCCGGCATTCTTTCTGAGGAAATCGCCCCACTTGAGATCCCGCAACGGAAAGGCCCAGCTCTGGTACTGGATTCCGATGAGAGCGTCCGGCCAGGAACGACGGCGGAACTACTGTCCCAGCTCAAACCGGCCTTCTCGACACGCGAGGAAGCAACCATTACGGCCGGTTCCTCGTCTCCTCTCTCCGATGGGGCCGCAGCGGTGATCATTGCCAGCAAGGCCGCCGCCCAAGCTGCCGGCCTGGAGTGGATAGCGGAGATCGGAGCCCACGGACAGACGGCCGGCCCCGATGCCTCCCTGCACTCCCAGCCCTCGCGGGCCATCGAACACGCCCTCAAGCGTGAAGGACTTGCCGCAGAGGACCTGGACCTTATTGAAATCAATGAAGCCTTCGCGGCCGTGATCATCCAATCCGCCAGGGACCTGGGGATCAGCACAGACCGCATCAACACCGAGGGCGGGGCCATCGCGCTCGGACATCCGGTCGGCGCCTCCGGTGCCCGGCTGGTCCTCCACCAGGCGCTGGCGCTGAAGCGTCTCGGCGGCGGCACAGGCGTCGTCGGCCTGTGCGGCGGCGGCGGACAAGGCGACGCCCTGATTCTCAAGGCATAA
- a CDS encoding aminotransferase class III-fold pyridoxal phosphate-dependent enzyme — MTTETKTESQVQQPGKDLLARRYATLGPYSPLFYENPLELVSGSGVWLTDAQGKIYLDGYNNVPHVGHANPAVADAIYQQLLTINLHTRYLNNRVVEYAEALLGTFDGALERLFLTNSGSEANELALRIARQHTGNTGVLVSDFSYHGNTTSLAELTTGLTVREPLGSHVRPLPIPDTHGVAEADVPALLKQSLSDVDIAIASLQATGHGVSAFLFDPLFSTEGLLQPPAGYIEGVAARVRAAGGLIISDEVQSGFGRTGSGMWGYQMFGLEPELVTMGKPMGNGHPIGAVVTTAELLDEFGQNNMFFNTFAGSPVSSAAGLAVLRFMEQEDLMAKAGHVGEYIRARLENIAQGSVNVGSVRGRGLFFGIDIIESDGSRTPAPGLTKILIEDMRERGVLISRVGPHDNVLKMRPPLVFGKEHADILLEQLELSLGSLS; from the coding sequence ATGACTACGGAAACCAAGACTGAGTCCCAGGTGCAGCAGCCAGGCAAGGACCTGTTGGCCCGCCGATACGCCACACTTGGCCCGTACTCCCCGCTTTTTTACGAGAATCCGCTGGAACTGGTCTCCGGCTCTGGCGTTTGGCTGACCGACGCGCAAGGCAAGATCTACCTTGATGGTTACAACAACGTTCCACACGTGGGCCATGCGAACCCCGCCGTGGCTGACGCGATCTACCAACAGCTGCTCACCATCAACCTGCACACCCGCTACCTGAACAACCGTGTAGTGGAATACGCAGAAGCCCTGCTCGGCACCTTCGACGGCGCCCTGGAACGGCTGTTCCTGACCAACAGCGGTTCGGAAGCCAACGAGCTCGCCTTGCGGATCGCGCGACAACACACCGGGAACACCGGCGTGCTGGTTTCAGATTTCAGCTACCACGGAAACACCACCAGTCTGGCCGAACTGACAACGGGATTGACGGTGCGCGAACCGCTCGGTTCCCATGTCCGGCCCCTCCCGATTCCCGACACTCACGGCGTTGCAGAGGCCGACGTGCCCGCATTGCTTAAGCAGTCCTTGTCTGACGTTGACATCGCCATCGCATCACTTCAAGCCACGGGTCACGGCGTCTCTGCATTCCTTTTTGACCCCCTCTTCTCCACCGAGGGGCTTCTGCAGCCGCCCGCCGGCTACATTGAGGGCGTCGCCGCCCGCGTCCGTGCCGCAGGAGGGCTCATCATCTCCGACGAGGTGCAATCGGGCTTCGGCCGCACAGGATCCGGCATGTGGGGCTACCAAATGTTCGGCCTGGAACCCGAACTCGTAACGATGGGCAAACCCATGGGCAACGGACACCCTATCGGCGCCGTAGTCACTACGGCTGAACTGCTCGACGAATTCGGCCAGAACAACATGTTCTTCAACACCTTTGCAGGAAGCCCTGTCTCTTCCGCCGCCGGACTGGCCGTGCTGCGCTTCATGGAACAGGAAGACCTCATGGCCAAAGCCGGCCACGTGGGCGAGTACATTCGTGCCCGCCTCGAAAACATCGCTCAAGGTAGCGTCAACGTTGGCTCCGTAAGGGGGCGCGGCCTGTTCTTCGGAATAGACATCATAGAAAGTGACGGCAGCCGCACCCCAGCCCCAGGCCTGACGAAAATCCTCATCGAGGACATGCGTGAACGCGGCGTGCTCATCAGTCGTGTGGGACCCCACGACAACGTCCTGAAAATGCGTCCGCCACTTGTATTCGGTAAGGAGCACGCTGACATACTGCTCGAACAGCTCGAACTGTCACTCGGCAGCTTGTCCTAA